TAGCTcgactcatatatatatatatatatataaacctatTTTTTACTATACTTGATAAGTAACTAATAAATGGTCAAAGTATTATTATCCtagtatgtaattttttttgttgtctTAGTTCTCAATAcgtattcttttcttttttctttttttctttttttttttcaaaacttaaaatataCCATTTTACAGATTATCATGTCAAGCGGCCcctagaagaaaaataaaaacgattatatatatattgctatatatttcaaacaagaaagaaagaaaaaaattataactattaatacattaattaatgataatgaCGAGTCTGATTATAATATTGATGATAATGACGAAGATGACGACGGTCTTACTGATTtcgattataataatattaaaatcatgatAAATAGAATTAGTCAAAGGTCGCTGGAAAACCCACCGACCGATGGGCTTTCTTTCTTTGGCGCGCGCGTGCATGTACgtacatttataatattttattaaccaTGACACGTGATTTGGCCTGGCAtctgaattaaattttatatattaatgctCATACTGCGTATGATGAGAAGTGACGTACTCTCTATATATGGATATAGCATATATGCATGCTGATCTGGTCAAACTCAGTTCCTAATTTGGTATAGATATTAATGAGTTAAAAGGGTAggtttgataatttaaaattttaatttaattttaaaatttttattttattattataatttttttaaatttttatacaaaatataataaattaattaatttttttaaattttaatataattttttttaaatcttaaaataataataatattaaaaattaatattttaaacttttatcccaatttaaaattctttttttctacCCCAATCCTTCCTAAAAGTTGGGTCAAAGTACTACTGCATGTACGAGAAACACGTCCGAGACACACCGGATTTTGATGCATTAATTGATCTCTGTGACACCAGCATCCTCGTCATCATGcttgacccaaaaaaaaaaaaatttaatttttttacttaataattaagtaaatatttttaaataatattataattttttttaaaaaaaaatttctttaataatattaaaaaaatacatctaaataaatataaaaaaaatattttcattttacactAACTGTAGCTCCCAGCTCCCGTAATCGTCCCAAAGCACAAtatctttaatatataaaagagaCATGATTGATTGAATTCCTAACGGCATCATTTATTAGATAGAGAATTAGCCATGtcgacaatatatatatatattatatagaactAACGTAAGAATCAAATTTAATGTAGGAATCATACTATGAATAAGTCATTCATAaacacataaaataattatattcttacggatgatttaataaaattttataagaaCAATATGTTTGATGCAACAATAGTTACtaataaatgaattttataaaaataaatttataaattaatataatttaatacgaCATATTAATATACACATAAGTCACttacaaataatttaattatctataaatctatttttataaaattattgcatttctcgtaaatttctttttttcgaATTGAAAATATCAACTACTAGATCTACGTGTCCCTGTACGTGCTTTCTAGATCCTCCGTCGACAGGGCGTGGCATAAATTCTCCAACacgttttataaaattaaagtcTTGCTGTTATCATTAATACCGACCAACTTGCAACAAAGCAGTCAAACCTAAATCCACCGTCTGTTTTTCCTTACTGAACCCAGCCCATCCTTCACCCTTGACCTTTGAAAATCTTGACTCCTCTCGTATGGTCTCCACCATTCCTTTGCATAAATCCCTCTGACTTTCCATTTATTCAACCTATATATACTGCAACCTCTTCAATTTTCTTTCGTCAATAGCTTATTCTAGGAAGATTGCTGATCCGGCCTGAACTTGCATGCTGGACTGCTTCCTAATTTGCCAGCATGAGTTGTTCCGAAGAGAGTGGTGCTAGAACTGGTGCGAGCACATCTCAGCAGAAGATCAAATACAAGGGAGTGCGCCAAAGGAAATGGGGCAAGTGGGTCTCCGAAATCAGAGTCCCCGGCTCCCAAGAACGCCTCTGGCTCGGCTCCTTCGCCACACCCGAGGCTGCTGCGGTGGCTCGCGATGTTGCTTATTATTGCCTGCGCGGATCATCGACGTTGGACAACCTCAACTTCCCACTTACGTTGCCTTCTGGTGTCCGGCCCGGCATGTCGCCGAGATCGGTCCAGAAAGCGGCCTCCGACGCTGGTCTGGCTATCGATGCACAGTTTATCACAAACAAGTTGCCCGAAAATGAAGTACTGAAGGATGATAAAAGTGGTCATGTAGGCGCTCATGGCTTGCAGACGGAGTGTTGGGAGTTCGCGGGAGACAATTGTGGAACATGGGAAGGCAGCGAGttgaaagaaggagatgatCAGGCTTTCAGCATATGCGTCGAAGATTATATTTAAGCAGTAGTACCGGTTTTTTATACGTGCATGGCTTTTAAATTCCGTGTATATAAATATGATCCGTTAACCAGCTCGAATGCTAATATGCCCTCACAACCTGAAAGGATATTAAAAGTTGACAAAAATGGGCCTGTATGCCCTTAGAAGGTAATAGATGCCCTAACCAGCTTTTCTCttgttggtctgtggttcttTGTTGTTGGTTTCTGGCTTTAGATTAAAAGGTCCTTTTTACACTTGGGTTTGGGTTTTGGGTGTTTCATGTAGCACTCAAGTGTCTGATTTGTTCCACGGTTTTCTTCTGTgtgagggtttttttttaataaatttggagACGGGTATGTGACCCAacctctttttaaaaaaaagaaaagaatgctAATATGCCCTCATATCAAGCACGTCTTTTTGTATATGTAAGTTGATGATCGatacataaatttttatagaCTCAAAACCAACGGCCAGTtttatggactttgttttggagaAGCTTTCCTTAATGAGTTCAATCCGTAGAGATCTAGCAATATTTGTCTGCAAGGCCATTAAGTACTATTTGCATTTTTCTGATCCCATTTTTCgttttaaaaatattgcaaaCAGCAGGTTATAAGAATGGATATAACAATAGAAACCATCTGGAGCATTAAATAGAAACCATTTTAGAACATCAATCCACTcaaaaatccaattttattttttttaaaaaaaaaaaatagatgagaaaaaatgaatttaataatttaatttccaTTGAAATAATGACTGGAGTTTTGACTTTTGAATTGATCAGGCTTCAATGGTCCACCTCATCCAGTACTGACCCATGATAATTAAGCTGTGGTTTGGATGCCATGCACCATTTATTGTTTTGACCAAGGTAATCAACTAATCAACTAAAAGCTAGTGCTACCCACAAAAagtaaaatctcatttttttccacTCTTGCAACTTGCTGCTGATTCACTTCTCCTACGGTCCTACTTTTAGAATCGGTCCAAGTCAATCTTTACCACAGTTCTTTCAACATCATCCCCCTGGCCATGTGTCATTGCGGCAACTTAAAGAAACTTCAAAAATTTATTCTTACAATCAGATATGCGCCTTGAACTTATTCCAGATCTTTTAAAGCTGAAATAGCCAGCTAGTACATACAGAAGTTGATTAAATTCTCTCTAACCTGAAAAGAGTCGTAAGGGGGGGCTTTTATTGTTTATTGAACAAAGTATAGACATGTCTCTCATCAGTCTCAAATTTTCAGCAAGACAGCTAGAGAACACAGCAAAGCACACAAAATATCGGTATAACACGATCTACAGGGGAGATCAGTATTATTTTCATTCCCATTTTGGCTGCTGCAGGGGACTGAGTTGGGAGTAGTGGGTGGGACTAGCAAGAAGTTTCTTAGGAGAGGGGCTCATCTCCAATAAAGGCTTTCCAGTGTACTCCAAAAGGGGCCTTCCGGTGCCCAAAAGAGAAGTTCTTCTCGCGCCATGGGTGGCAAGAAGAAACCGGAGCGTCCAATTGAGAACGTTGGGTGCAAAAACCCTGAAAAGAAGGAATATATCATACCAGCTTGGATACTTGACATATGCATCCCCTCGGCAAGCCCCGGATACGATTAACCTCGCGTAGTCCTCTATAGGTCCCACAGTTACATTTACCTAAAACAGAAACATGCATTGAAGGTCTAGGATGGCAGAATTTCATTCTTGAATACAGAGTACGTAACTTGGTGGAGATATGAAATCCATTAATGAAAAGCTTActtctctttcttccttccATTGCATCTCTGCACCCTCCTCTAGCATGAACTTGCCTCCGGTCACTTCACTTCCAATCCAACCATGTGTTGCAATTGTTATTCCAACATCATCTTTCACTTCGAATCTCAGTGTTTCGTAGAAGTTTACAAGAGCAGCCTTAGCTGCCtagtgattaaaaaagaaaatcaattaaTTATACTCTAAAAGAGACATAAATATCCAATTAATTGTGCTCGagaaaattaacaaaagaaacaagTATTCATCTAACAAAAATGTCAAACAAGCCAATTGGTTCAGTCATCTCTACTCACAGCATATAAACTCATCCTTGGCAGAGGTAACCAGGTTTCCACCGATGCATTAACAACGATTCGACCATTACTCTGTTGTAGGTAAGGTAAAGCAACAGATGTTGGGTATACATTTCCCCAAAAATTTATGTCCTGAGAACAAAAAATATCCCATATTGGTGATTGAAAACAAAAGTGCATTCTGtatcaaaagtattttttttttccaaccaaTATTAATTACTAGCTAGTGACAAGCCTAGAACAGTCTTAAGACGACTTCACTTACTTTCCTAACTACTCATGCAACTTGTAATCCTTACCAGCAAAAGGGGAAACACGGACGTATCGGTGACTTCTTCAAAGTAGAATGTATGTCCCAAACTGGCTGTATTTACAAGATGGTCGACTGCAGAATTGgagataaaatgataatattagaGAACCGAAATAAAAAGAGAAGGCAACAGTAATTTTCGAAGAAAGTGGGATCTAACACAAGTTTATCTATTATGTCAAATATTTTGGGTTGGTGGGGTGGTGGgttgggagggggggggggggggggggggggggggtttgttGTTATGACACAAGAACTTATCCCTTCCGGATAAGGTGGGATTCCATTCATTACTTTCCCATACTACTCCTGATATTACAATGTAGTTGTTAACCAACATGTtggttattttctttcttcaccATGCAAGCATTTAAAAGAGAGCATGGAAAATTGCAAGTCTGCCTAGCGCGCACGATTGTTGGTGTACTGCAATTAGTTGTTTCATCTGCAGGAATGCAATGCACTCTAGTTGCTGGAGTTGTAGTTGTAGTGCAGATACAAACTTGTTTTATTAAGAGTCAAGTAGCGTCAAAATGAATCCAAGAGTATTTGGGGGTGAGACATACGACGCCCATAGAAGTTTATTGTGTCATTAACGAATCTCCTGCAATCTTCTTCCTTGACAACATCTGCAGCTATAACTGTGACATGCTTTGCACCCATATCCCTTGCATTCTGACCGACCACTCGAAGCCTCTGCTCTCTCCTTGCCACCAATACTAGATTTGCTCTCCTCTTCGCATATTCGTATGCAATTTGCTGCACTCACAGATGGCCAAATATAGCCTGACCGTTAGTCCGTGTCTGAATTAacaaggaaaatgatttgtacGTGGAAGTTAGCGCAACAGCACGACAACTGTTCCTACTCCAAATTTCATCATCAAATCAAACGGGAGCAACTTCTAGTAATTGAATTGTTCTCACAGCCTCACAGGAAGTTCATGACTGTCTCATTTTGAAGCCTAGTTGAGTGATTTCGGGATATTCATTTTCAACCGTCGGTCTCACGTATTTTAATCATGTTGTCTATgcattttctcattttatttattcaactATCGTCTCATCTCTATTAAATAAGTGAAGTTATAGTatcaataattaaatttttataaggacGTGCTGGAAACATAAGATTCCCACTTTAGATTATAATAGCATTAAGTATAAAGACAATTAAAAACAAGGAAAGCGATATGATTATCCGAATAAAAAACTGAGAAAAGGGAGACTTACCTCCCCTATTCCAGAAGAAGCTCCAGTGATTATAACCACTTTATCTTCCATATTTTCACTGTAGAAAGAGCTATAAAGCCACTCACAGGCATTGATGAAACACAGGGTTGGCCATGAGAAGGCTAGTATCACAAAGCTTGCTGGAGGCACTACCCAATTCAAGATAGAGTTAAAGAAATCCATCCCCAAAAAGCTTCCTGCAAAAATGCTAAGAGTAGTAAAGAGATTTGCTTGATCTGGTTCTGCAGTTCAAACATAAGAAATTacagaaaggaaagaaagaaagaaagaaagaaagaacgaaaggagaTAAGAAAGGAGGGCTTTGGGTTTGACATGTAGTGCTAGCTGATCGACACCATGATTACATGCATGAGGGCTGTGAACACACGTGTTGTTCACAAGCTTATGATGCGACGA
The genomic region above belongs to Carya illinoinensis cultivar Pawnee chromosome 4, C.illinoinensisPawnee_v1, whole genome shotgun sequence and contains:
- the LOC122306080 gene encoding 11-beta-hydroxysteroid dehydrogenase B-like isoform X2 → MDFFNSILNWVVPPASFVILAFSWPTLCFINACEWLYSSFYSENMEDKVVIITGASSGIGEQIAYEYAKRRANLVLVARREQRLRVVGQNARDMGAKHVTVIAADVVKEEDCRRFVNDTINFYGRLDHLVNTASLGHTFYFEEVTDTSVFPLLLAAKAALVNFYETLRFEVKDDVGITIATHGWIGSEVTGGKFMLEEGAEMQWKEEREVNVTVGPIEDYARLIVSGACRGDAYVKYPSWYDIFLLFRVFAPNVLNWTLRFLLATHGARRTSLLGTGRPLLEYTGKPLLEMSPSPKKLLASPTHYSQLSPLQQPKWE
- the LOC122306080 gene encoding 11-beta-hydroxysteroid dehydrogenase B-like isoform X1, which translates into the protein MDFFNSILNWVVPPASFVILAFSWPTLCFINACEWLYSSFYSENMEDKVVIITGASSGIGEQIAYEYAKRRANLVLVARREQRLRVVGQNARDMGAKHVTVIAADVVKEEDCRRFVNDTINFYGRLDHLVNTASLGHTFYFEEVTDTSVFPLLLDINFWGNVYPTSVALPYLQQSNGRIVVNASVETWLPLPRMSLYAAAKAALVNFYETLRFEVKDDVGITIATHGWIGSEVTGGKFMLEEGAEMQWKEEREVNVTVGPIEDYARLIVSGACRGDAYVKYPSWYDIFLLFRVFAPNVLNWTLRFLLATHGARRTSLLGTGRPLLEYTGKPLLEMSPSPKKLLASPTHYSQLSPLQQPKWE
- the LOC122306081 gene encoding ethylene-responsive transcription factor ERF020-like yields the protein MSCSEESGARTGASTSQQKIKYKGVRQRKWGKWVSEIRVPGSQERLWLGSFATPEAAAVARDVAYYCLRGSSTLDNLNFPLTLPSGVRPGMSPRSVQKAASDAGLAIDAQFITNKLPENEVLKDDKSGHVGAHGLQTECWEFAGDNCGTWEGSELKEGDDQAFSICVEDYI